In Acinetobacter pittii, one genomic interval encodes:
- a CDS encoding acyl-CoA carboxylase subunit beta, whose translation MTILPSEIAVGSEQYQNNKEVLLAQLNEVRAIQQKSIEKSYAARPKFDKKGKILPHERVRLLLDADSPFVELCGLVGYNMHDDKDGSEAGGGVIAGIGFVSGVRCLVSASNSAIKGGTMSPMGVQKTLRLQKIALEQKLPLITLTESGGANLNYAAEVFTYGGMTFANQARLSAAGIPQLAVVHGNATAGGAYQPGLSDYVIAVRKQTEMLLAGPPLLLAATGEVATAEELGGAEMHAQISGTAEYLAENDADGIRLAREIFEHLNWKEQIKPVETTYKEPRYDTEELLGVIPSDPKQPFNMKEVVARIIDDSDFLEFKQEYDDLTVCGWAKIGGLHIGIITNNGPITPQGAAKAAQFIHLCEQTKRPLLFLHNTTGFMVGTDAEQNGIIKHGSKLIQAVANCTVPKISIVVAGSYGAGNYAMCGRSLSPDFIFAWPNSHVAVMGSAQAGKVLRIVAEGKQKASGQEPNPQMLDFLEQSTAMKLQQQSTALFNTAMLHDDGIIDPRDTRKLLIFLLQTIYEAQQRELNPTRFGVSRF comes from the coding sequence ATGACAATTCTTCCATCAGAGATTGCAGTAGGCAGTGAACAGTATCAAAACAATAAAGAAGTACTACTTGCTCAGTTGAATGAAGTACGTGCAATTCAGCAAAAAAGTATTGAAAAGTCATATGCTGCCAGACCGAAGTTCGATAAGAAAGGTAAGATTTTGCCGCATGAGCGTGTACGGTTGTTGCTCGATGCCGATTCACCTTTTGTTGAGCTGTGTGGTTTGGTCGGTTACAACATGCATGATGATAAAGATGGCTCTGAGGCGGGTGGCGGCGTGATTGCCGGCATTGGTTTTGTCAGCGGTGTGCGTTGTCTAGTATCTGCAAGCAATAGCGCAATTAAAGGCGGAACCATGTCACCTATGGGTGTACAAAAAACTTTGCGTTTGCAAAAAATTGCATTAGAACAAAAACTCCCACTGATTACGCTGACTGAAAGTGGTGGAGCTAATCTTAATTATGCTGCTGAAGTATTTACTTATGGCGGCATGACTTTTGCCAATCAGGCACGTCTTTCTGCAGCAGGTATTCCACAGCTTGCTGTAGTGCATGGTAATGCAACGGCAGGTGGTGCTTATCAACCTGGTCTTTCAGATTATGTCATTGCCGTGCGTAAGCAAACCGAGATGTTGCTTGCAGGTCCGCCTTTACTTTTGGCTGCCACGGGCGAAGTGGCAACAGCCGAGGAATTAGGTGGGGCAGAAATGCATGCACAGATTTCTGGAACAGCAGAATATCTGGCTGAAAATGATGCTGATGGGATTCGGTTGGCACGTGAAATTTTTGAACACCTGAACTGGAAAGAGCAAATCAAGCCAGTTGAAACGACTTATAAAGAACCTCGTTACGATACCGAGGAACTGTTGGGTGTTATTCCAAGTGACCCTAAACAACCATTCAATATGAAAGAAGTGGTTGCTCGTATTATTGATGATTCGGATTTTCTAGAATTTAAACAGGAATATGATGATTTAACAGTATGTGGCTGGGCAAAAATTGGTGGACTACATATAGGAATTATTACTAATAATGGCCCGATTACACCTCAAGGGGCAGCGAAGGCAGCGCAGTTTATACATCTGTGTGAACAGACTAAGCGTCCATTATTATTTTTGCATAACACCACAGGTTTTATGGTAGGAACTGACGCAGAGCAAAACGGTATTATCAAACACGGCTCGAAACTGATTCAAGCGGTTGCCAATTGTACTGTACCTAAAATTTCAATTGTTGTGGCTGGGTCATATGGTGCTGGTAACTATGCGATGTGTGGTCGGAGTTTATCACCAGATTTTATTTTTGCTTGGCCGAATTCGCATGTTGCTGTAATGGGTTCTGCACAGGCTGGAAAGGTACTACGCATTGTGGCTGAAGGAAAGCAAAAAGCTTCAGGGCAGGAGCCGAATCCGCAAATGCTCGATTTTCTTGAGCAAAGTACGGCGATGAAATTACAGCAGCAATCTACCGCACTTTTCAATACGGCCATGCTACATGATGATGGCATTATTGACCCGCGAGACACTCGAAAATTATTAATTTTCCTTTTACAAACTATTTATGAAGCACAGCAAAGAGAGTTGAATCCAACTCGTTTTGGTGTATCTCGTTTTTAA
- a CDS encoding acyl-CoA dehydrogenase family protein — translation MKFTAEHEALRRTARQFVQNELNPHIPEWEAAGRFPIHEVFKKMGDLGLLGICKPEENGGLALDYSYNLVVAEEIGYAACGGVPLAIGVQTDMATPALARFGSKELRDEFLTPAIAGEYVASIAVSEVHAGSDVAAIKTIAKKDGDDYVINGSKMWITNSLQADFFCLLANTSDDKPHVNKSMIIVPAKTKGISFSEPLNKLGMRSTTTAQVYLDNVRVPQRNLVGVEGMGFMMQMMQFQEERLWACANAIGGLENLIQKTIDYTKERTTFGQPLINNQYIHFRFAELMTEVEALKALTYQACEQHIAGEDVTKLASMAKLKAGRLSREVADSCLQYWGGNGFMWDNPASQLYRDGRLGSIGGGADEIMLGIICKLMDILPKKQK, via the coding sequence ATGAAATTTACTGCCGAACATGAAGCATTGCGCCGTACAGCTCGTCAATTTGTTCAAAATGAGTTGAATCCACATATTCCAGAATGGGAGGCTGCGGGACGTTTCCCAATCCATGAAGTATTTAAGAAGATGGGTGATCTTGGTTTATTAGGAATTTGTAAGCCAGAAGAAAATGGCGGTTTAGCTCTAGACTATTCTTATAACCTTGTGGTTGCTGAAGAAATTGGCTATGCAGCTTGTGGTGGCGTGCCTTTGGCGATTGGTGTGCAAACCGATATGGCAACACCAGCTTTAGCCCGTTTTGGTAGTAAAGAATTACGTGATGAGTTTTTAACACCAGCGATTGCCGGGGAGTATGTGGCATCAATTGCAGTGTCAGAAGTGCATGCTGGTTCAGATGTTGCTGCTATTAAAACCATAGCTAAAAAAGATGGCGATGACTACGTTATTAACGGCAGTAAAATGTGGATTACCAACTCATTGCAAGCTGATTTCTTTTGTCTTTTAGCTAACACGTCTGATGATAAACCCCACGTTAATAAGTCAATGATTATTGTGCCAGCAAAAACGAAAGGGATTAGTTTTTCAGAGCCCCTTAATAAATTAGGGATGCGTTCAACGACCACAGCGCAAGTTTATTTGGACAATGTCCGTGTACCACAGCGTAATTTGGTTGGCGTTGAAGGCATGGGCTTTATGATGCAAATGATGCAATTTCAGGAAGAGCGTTTATGGGCTTGTGCTAATGCTATAGGTGGTTTGGAAAATTTAATCCAGAAGACCATCGACTATACCAAAGAGCGTACCACTTTTGGTCAACCACTCATCAATAACCAATATATTCATTTCCGTTTTGCTGAACTTATGACTGAAGTAGAAGCACTTAAAGCACTCACCTACCAAGCGTGTGAGCAGCATATTGCGGGTGAAGATGTGACCAAACTGGCTTCTATGGCAAAACTAAAAGCTGGACGTTTAAGCCGTGAAGTTGCCGATAGCTGTCTGCAATATTGGGGCGGCAATGGCTTCATGTGGGATAACCCTGCATCTCAGCTGTATCGCGATGGTCGTTTAGGTTCAATTGGTGGCGGGGCAGATGAGATTATGTTGGGGATTATCTGTAAGTTGATGGACATCCTACCTAAAAAACAGAAATAA
- a CDS encoding enoyl-CoA hydratase/isomerase family protein yields the protein MTLSASLQVLDIDDSIQLEQDGGILYLWLNRPESRNAMNLNMVNAIQQIFSVIRDDLTIRAVIIRGEGGTFCAGGDIKDMAALRVEAANVGSLQPYVDFNRRFGAMLEQVEAAPQTVVVILEGAVLGGGFGLACVSDVAISRDNAQFGLPETGLGVIPAQIAPFVVKRIGLTQARRLALLGMRFEGHTALNVGVVHQIAHNEIELEQALQETIQQIKRVAPQASRVTKALLHRTLNEPLNELLDDAAQQFAQAVGGAEGQEGTMAFIQKRLPNWADES from the coding sequence ATGACACTTTCAGCATCTCTACAAGTTTTAGATATAGATGACAGTATTCAATTAGAACAAGACGGCGGTATTTTATACCTTTGGTTAAATCGACCAGAGAGTCGCAATGCCATGAACCTGAATATGGTCAATGCAATTCAGCAAATTTTTTCTGTCATTCGCGATGACCTTACGATTCGTGCGGTCATCATCCGTGGTGAAGGTGGAACTTTTTGTGCGGGTGGTGACATCAAAGACATGGCAGCTTTACGTGTTGAGGCAGCTAATGTTGGCAGTCTACAACCTTATGTGGATTTTAACCGCCGTTTTGGTGCCATGCTTGAGCAAGTTGAAGCTGCACCGCAAACGGTTGTGGTGATTTTAGAAGGCGCGGTGTTAGGAGGTGGTTTTGGTCTAGCATGTGTTTCCGATGTTGCCATTAGCCGTGACAATGCTCAGTTTGGTTTACCTGAAACTGGGCTGGGTGTGATTCCTGCGCAAATTGCTCCTTTTGTAGTGAAACGTATTGGTCTAACTCAGGCTCGTCGATTAGCTTTATTAGGTATGCGCTTTGAAGGGCATACGGCACTGAATGTCGGTGTGGTTCATCAAATTGCACATAATGAAATTGAACTCGAACAAGCTTTACAAGAAACGATTCAGCAAATTAAACGAGTAGCTCCTCAAGCTTCGCGTGTGACTAAAGCACTGTTACATCGAACACTTAATGAACCTTTAAATGAATTGCTCGATGACGCAGCTCAGCAGTTTGCCCAAGCAGTTGGTGGAGCTGAAGGACAAGAAGGGACGATGGCTTTTATCCAAAAACGTTTGCCAAATTGGGCTGATGAGTCATAA
- a CDS encoding acetyl/propionyl/methylcrotonyl-CoA carboxylase subunit alpha: MKFSKVLIANRGEIAVRVMQTAKAMGYQTVAVYSDADRNARHVQEADEAVYIGASKVSESYLSIAKIIEACKKTGADAVHPGYGFLSENTDFAQACIDNQITFIGPTASAIELMGSKRLSKIAMIEAGVPCVPGYEGDRQDLEYLAKQAEQIGFPIMVKASAGGGGRGMRLVQQSSELIEALQTACSEAENAFGSGELILEKAVIAPRHVEIQVFGDTHGNYVYLFERDCSIQRRHQKVVEEAPCPVMTSELRQQMGEAAVAAAKACAYVGAGTVEFLLDASGTFYFLEMNTRLQVEHPVTELITGLDLVEWQLRVANGEQLPLQQHELTLTGHAIEVRLYAEDPRQDFLPQTGQVLRWQPATLPNVRIDHGMLVTDEVSPFYDPMVAKVIAYGKTREDAIRLLARAVDDSVLLGVNSNKQFLVNLLRHPIVVAGDTNTAFIQQHFQNDSSLHKQVLSLETLAIAAALFSQSNGTAMWQTGLGVPLPLKLKYDDQQVQLQLSSLNNTFTVQLCDQSVCIEVLERTAEQLVYLMDGVRRRVQYVLDDDQLYLDRDNGNVAIRNVTYAAPEIVDVPGDGKIRAPMDGAVVNILVDKGDQVVKGQTLLVLEAMKIQQQIKSDVDGVVDEVLGQQGQQVKKRQMLFTIQI; this comes from the coding sequence ATGAAATTTTCAAAAGTACTGATTGCCAATCGTGGTGAAATTGCAGTTCGAGTTATGCAAACAGCCAAAGCAATGGGCTATCAAACTGTGGCGGTTTATTCTGATGCAGACCGTAACGCTCGGCATGTACAAGAAGCCGATGAAGCTGTTTACATTGGGGCATCTAAAGTATCCGAGTCTTATCTTTCCATTGCTAAAATTATCGAAGCCTGTAAAAAAACTGGGGCAGATGCTGTTCACCCCGGTTATGGTTTTTTGTCAGAAAATACTGATTTTGCTCAGGCATGTATCGATAACCAGATTACGTTTATTGGGCCAACAGCTTCTGCAATTGAGCTCATGGGGAGTAAACGACTCTCAAAAATTGCCATGATTGAAGCAGGCGTTCCTTGTGTGCCGGGCTATGAAGGTGACCGACAAGACCTTGAGTATTTAGCGAAACAAGCTGAGCAGATTGGCTTTCCGATTATGGTCAAAGCCTCCGCGGGCGGTGGTGGCCGCGGGATGCGTTTGGTACAGCAGTCATCTGAATTGATTGAGGCATTACAAACAGCATGTTCAGAAGCTGAAAATGCTTTTGGTTCAGGTGAGCTTATTTTAGAAAAAGCAGTGATTGCGCCGCGCCATGTCGAAATTCAGGTTTTTGGTGATACACACGGCAATTATGTTTATTTATTTGAACGGGATTGTTCAATTCAGCGACGGCACCAAAAGGTTGTTGAAGAAGCACCTTGTCCAGTCATGACTTCTGAACTACGCCAGCAAATGGGTGAGGCCGCTGTAGCAGCAGCTAAAGCATGTGCGTATGTAGGTGCGGGAACTGTTGAGTTTTTACTTGATGCATCAGGTACATTTTATTTTTTAGAAATGAATACCCGTTTGCAGGTAGAGCATCCTGTTACTGAACTCATTACAGGTTTAGATTTAGTTGAGTGGCAGTTGCGTGTTGCCAATGGCGAGCAGTTGCCCTTACAACAACATGAGTTGACCTTAACTGGGCATGCAATTGAAGTGCGCCTGTATGCAGAAGATCCACGGCAAGATTTCTTACCACAAACAGGACAAGTTCTGCGTTGGCAGCCAGCAACTTTGCCAAATGTACGGATTGATCATGGGATGTTAGTAACTGATGAGGTTAGTCCGTTTTACGATCCGATGGTAGCAAAGGTGATCGCATATGGTAAAACGCGTGAGGATGCGATTCGCTTACTCGCTCGTGCTGTGGATGATAGTGTTTTGCTAGGTGTAAATAGCAATAAACAGTTTTTGGTCAATTTACTGCGACATCCAATTGTTGTTGCTGGTGATACCAATACTGCGTTCATTCAACAGCATTTTCAAAATGACAGCAGTCTACATAAGCAGGTTCTATCTTTAGAAACTTTAGCAATTGCTGCGGCATTATTTAGCCAAAGTAACGGTACGGCAATGTGGCAAACTGGCCTAGGTGTGCCATTACCATTAAAGCTTAAATATGATGATCAGCAAGTTCAATTGCAGCTTTCATCGCTAAATAATACGTTTACGGTACAGCTCTGCGATCAATCAGTATGTATTGAAGTGCTCGAAAGAACGGCAGAACAATTAGTTTATTTAATGGATGGTGTACGTCGCCGTGTGCAATATGTGCTGGATGATGATCAACTTTATTTAGATCGAGATAATGGCAATGTTGCAATTCGCAACGTAACTTATGCTGCCCCAGAAATAGTGGATGTGCCCGGCGATGGCAAAATTCGTGCTCCGATGGATGGCGCTGTAGTGAATATCTTGGTTGATAAAGGTGATCAAGTCGTGAAAGGTCAAACTTTACTAGTTCTTGAAGCCATGAAAATCCAACAGCAGATTAAATCTGATGTTGATGGGGTGGTTGATGAAGTTTTAGGTCAACAAGGGCAACAAGTAAAAAAACGGCAAATGTTATTTACGATTCAAATCTAA
- the sspB gene encoding ClpXP protease specificity-enhancing factor, with product MSEQTIDLTPTRPYLARAIYEWICDNQLTPYLLVDATQPHTDVPQQFVKDGQIVLNIVPHAVHQLLITNEAITFSARFGGASKDIYVPIQAVLGIYARENGQGLFFDPEEYANVMPIEDTVESEVQEATETTSTKKKPTLRILD from the coding sequence ATGTCTGAGCAAACTATTGATTTAACCCCTACACGTCCTTATCTTGCTCGTGCAATCTATGAATGGATTTGTGATAACCAACTTACGCCTTATCTATTAGTTGATGCGACACAGCCACATACCGATGTTCCACAACAATTTGTTAAAGATGGACAAATCGTTTTAAATATCGTGCCGCATGCTGTTCATCAATTACTTATTACCAATGAAGCTATTACCTTTTCAGCTCGTTTTGGGGGAGCATCAAAAGATATTTATGTTCCTATTCAAGCTGTTCTAGGGATTTATGCACGTGAGAATGGACAAGGTTTATTCTTTGACCCTGAAGAATATGCCAATGTAATGCCTATAGAAGATACAGTAGAGTCAGAAGTACAAGAAGCAACTGAAACAACATCGACTAAGAAAAAACCGACGTTAAGAATTTTAGATTAA
- the sspA gene encoding glutathione S-transferase N-terminal domain-containing protein, whose protein sequence is MSVENTSIQGITLYSHADDFRSHWIRFLLAEKQIKYQLIVTDHEDEDLASLNPYNQLPMLVEQNLKLFSAPIIAEYLDDRYRQSKLYADAPMMRAEQRQYIWRLENDWFKLADHMLKHADTLNVEQKQKAQKELRETLISLTPLFQHFPFFMSESFTILDCMLAPIFLRLNSMGIDLPKQHCRPIFLYCKRIFERPSFAKSMTPQEKNRYNELLNME, encoded by the coding sequence ATGTCGGTCGAAAACACCTCTATTCAGGGGATTACCCTTTACAGTCATGCTGATGATTTCCGTTCTCACTGGATTCGTTTCTTATTAGCAGAAAAACAAATCAAATATCAATTGATCGTAACTGACCATGAAGACGAAGATTTGGCCAGTTTAAATCCTTATAACCAATTACCGATGCTGGTAGAACAAAATCTTAAGTTATTTTCAGCTCCTATTATTGCTGAATATTTAGATGATCGTTATCGTCAAAGTAAGCTGTATGCCGATGCACCTATGATGCGTGCAGAACAGCGTCAGTATATCTGGAGGCTTGAAAACGACTGGTTCAAGTTAGCAGATCACATGTTAAAACATGCAGACACTCTAAATGTTGAACAAAAGCAAAAAGCTCAAAAAGAACTACGTGAAACATTAATTTCACTTACTCCCCTATTTCAGCATTTTCCGTTTTTCATGTCTGAGAGTTTTACAATCTTAGACTGCATGCTTGCCCCTATCTTTTTAAGATTAAATAGCATGGGAATTGATTTACCCAAACAGCACTGTCGACCTATATTTTTGTACTGTAAACGTATCTTTGAACGGCCTTCTTTTGCTAAATCGATGACGCCTCAAGAGAAAAACCGTTACAATGAACTATTAAATATGGAATAG
- the rpsI gene encoding 30S ribosomal protein S9 produces MATNYGTGRRKTATARVFLSAGTGKLVINNRTLEQYFGRETARMVVRQPLELLEVTEKFDLYITVKGGGIGGQAGAIRHGITRALIAADETLKPVLRQAGFVTRDAREVERKKLGLRKARKRPQFSKR; encoded by the coding sequence ATGGCTACTAATTATGGTACAGGTCGCCGTAAGACCGCAACTGCACGTGTTTTCTTGTCAGCTGGTACAGGTAAACTCGTTATTAACAACCGTACTTTAGAGCAATATTTCGGTCGTGAAACTGCTCGTATGGTTGTTCGTCAACCTTTAGAACTTTTAGAAGTTACTGAAAAGTTTGACCTTTACATTACTGTTAAAGGTGGTGGTATCGGTGGTCAAGCTGGCGCGATCCGTCACGGTATTACTCGTGCGCTTATCGCTGCTGACGAAACTTTAAAACCTGTTCTACGTCAAGCTGGTTTCGTTACTCGTGATGCTCGTGAAGTTGAACGTAAGAAACTTGGTTTACGTAAAGCTCGTAAACGTCCTCAATTCTCTAAACGTTAA
- the rplM gene encoding 50S ribosomal protein L13, whose amino-acid sequence MKTLSAKPAEVQHDWYVVDASGKTLGRLATEIARRLRGKHKTSYTPHVDTGDYIVVINAEQVQVTGKKSLDKKYYRHTGFPGGIRETNFEKLIAHKPEAVLEKAVKGMLPKGPLGYAMIKKMKVYAGTEHPHAAQQPQVLDI is encoded by the coding sequence ATGAAAACTCTCAGCGCTAAGCCAGCTGAAGTTCAACATGACTGGTATGTTGTTGATGCTTCTGGCAAAACTTTAGGTCGCCTTGCGACTGAAATCGCTCGTCGTTTACGCGGTAAGCACAAAACTTCTTATACTCCTCACGTTGACACTGGCGATTACATCGTTGTGATTAATGCTGAACAAGTTCAAGTGACTGGTAAAAAATCACTTGATAAGAAATATTATCGCCATACTGGTTTCCCTGGTGGTATCCGTGAGACTAACTTCGAGAAGTTAATCGCTCACAAACCTGAAGCTGTTCTTGAAAAAGCGGTTAAAGGCATGTTACCAAAAGGTCCTCTTGGTTATGCAATGATCAAAAAAATGAAAGTGTACGCTGGTACTGAGCATCCGCATGCTGCTCAACAGCCACAAGTTTTGGACATCTAA
- the pdxA gene encoding 4-hydroxythreonine-4-phosphate dehydrogenase PdxA, which produces MSGVIVLPLYVTSGEPAGIGPDICLSLATRVDQRPVVILGDRDLLAQRAQKLGVDIQFIEYTGQPESSSLNELYIEHVPLEAAVIDGQLNPANAAYVLEQLRRSADYAMSGKSVGVATAPVQKSVINDAGILFSGHTEYYQEIAGVERVVMMLATKTLRVALATTHLPLRDVADAITKERLHQVIDILLHDLKTKFKITDPRVLVCGLNPHAGEDGYLGREEIETINPVLESYRAQGMKMSLSLPADTLFTPEHLKNADAVLAMYHDQGLPVLKSQGFGEAINITLGLPFIRTSVDHGTALSLAGTGLAKSSSLNVAVDLALSLAAS; this is translated from the coding sequence GTGTCTGGAGTGATTGTGCTGCCATTATATGTCACTTCCGGTGAACCGGCTGGTATTGGACCGGATATTTGTTTGAGTTTAGCTACGCGGGTCGATCAGCGTCCAGTTGTGATCTTGGGTGATCGAGACTTATTAGCGCAACGCGCCCAAAAACTTGGTGTGGATATTCAATTTATAGAATATACCGGACAGCCTGAGTCATCTTCTCTGAATGAACTTTATATAGAGCATGTACCTTTAGAGGCTGCGGTAATTGATGGTCAATTAAATCCAGCAAATGCAGCTTATGTATTAGAACAACTACGTCGTTCAGCTGATTACGCAATGTCTGGTAAAAGTGTCGGGGTAGCTACGGCACCGGTGCAAAAATCAGTTATTAATGATGCTGGTATTTTGTTTAGTGGCCACACTGAATACTATCAAGAGATTGCAGGCGTGGAACGTGTCGTCATGATGCTTGCAACTAAAACCTTGCGTGTTGCTCTAGCAACTACACATTTACCTTTAAGAGATGTAGCGGATGCGATTACCAAAGAACGGTTGCATCAGGTTATTGATATTTTACTACACGACCTAAAAACTAAATTTAAAATTACAGACCCACGTGTACTCGTGTGTGGTTTAAATCCCCACGCGGGTGAAGATGGCTATTTGGGTCGTGAAGAGATTGAGACTATTAATCCGGTACTCGAAAGTTATCGGGCGCAAGGGATGAAGATGAGTTTAAGCTTACCGGCCGACACCTTGTTTACCCCCGAACATCTTAAAAATGCAGATGCTGTACTTGCCATGTACCATGATCAAGGGTTACCTGTGTTAAAATCACAAGGGTTTGGTGAAGCCATCAATATTACATTGGGTTTGCCGTTCATTCGAACTTCGGTTGACCATGGCACTGCGTTGTCTTTAGCTGGGACTGGTTTGGCAAAAAGCTCAAGTTTAAATGTCGCTGTTGATTTAGCTTTATCTTTAGCAGCGAGCTAA
- the rsmA gene encoding 16S rRNA (adenine(1518)-N(6)/adenine(1519)-N(6))-dimethyltransferase RsmA: MYQINALNPKDEGHKARKRFGQNFLHDQRVIAKIVRSVSPRTGDNIVEIGPGLAALTSPLIGECDALTVVELDRDLAAGLPERVPHPERLTIVEADALKYDFSELVKDGRPLRVVGNLPYNISTPLLFHLLEFGSKVKDMHFMLQKEVVDRITAEPNTKEYGRLSVMIQYYCQPTFLFEVPAGAFNPPPKVTSAVFRLVPYDQKPITAKDEKALARLVAHVFTQRRKTLRNSLKGMIAEDGFEKAGVDPMARPETLTLAQFVALADQMVA, encoded by the coding sequence ATGTATCAAATTAATGCCCTAAACCCGAAAGATGAAGGGCATAAAGCTCGTAAACGTTTTGGTCAAAACTTCTTACATGATCAGCGAGTCATTGCCAAAATTGTGCGCTCTGTAAGTCCGCGTACGGGTGACAATATTGTCGAAATTGGACCGGGTCTAGCTGCCTTAACTTCTCCTTTAATTGGGGAGTGCGATGCGTTAACAGTGGTGGAGTTAGACCGTGACTTAGCTGCGGGTCTACCAGAACGTGTTCCACATCCAGAACGTTTGACGATTGTAGAAGCTGATGCATTAAAATATGACTTTAGCGAACTGGTAAAAGATGGCCGACCATTACGTGTAGTCGGTAACTTACCTTATAACATTTCAACCCCATTACTTTTTCATCTCTTGGAATTTGGCAGCAAAGTTAAAGATATGCACTTTATGCTGCAAAAAGAGGTGGTTGACCGTATTACTGCTGAACCGAATACGAAAGAATATGGCCGCCTGTCGGTAATGATTCAATATTACTGTCAACCAACATTTTTATTTGAAGTACCAGCTGGTGCATTTAACCCACCACCTAAAGTAACGAGCGCTGTCTTCCGCCTTGTTCCTTATGATCAAAAGCCAATTACAGCAAAAGATGAAAAAGCTTTAGCTCGACTGGTCGCTCATGTATTTACTCAGCGCCGTAAAACATTAAGAAACAGTCTTAAAGGTATGATCGCAGAAGATGGCTTTGAAAAGGCTGGTGTTGATCCGATGGCTCGTCCAGAAACTTTAACACTTGCTCAATTTGTTGCTTTGGCCGATCAAATGGTGGCGTAA
- the apaH gene encoding symmetrical bis(5'-nucleosyl)-tetraphosphatase: MTKRFNYVIGDVQGCFEALKALLKEIRFDPDQDFLWFAGDLVARGENSVGALRFIKKLADRGAAATVLGNHDLTLIAGARGLKEIKAKDRTQDVIDAIDGDELIDWLRKQPLCLLPNEHTILTHAGIPCIWDAQKAVTLAKEVEAVLANEDLSVLDAFLADMYGSKPDLWEDHLTGSARLRCITNYLTRMRLTNAEGALEFSFKDSLDAPMPEGYFPWFEFPSKAAQTHQIIFGHWAALEGKTVNEQIQNIDGGCVWGRKLIAYRLEDKEIFSVENPVQI, encoded by the coding sequence ATGACTAAGCGTTTTAACTATGTTATTGGCGATGTGCAGGGATGTTTTGAAGCTCTAAAAGCCTTGCTTAAAGAAATACGTTTTGATCCAGATCAAGACTTTTTATGGTTTGCTGGGGATTTAGTTGCACGTGGTGAAAATTCAGTAGGGGCATTACGTTTTATTAAAAAACTTGCTGATCGTGGTGCTGCTGCAACTGTACTTGGAAACCATGACCTGACTTTAATTGCGGGTGCACGTGGTTTAAAAGAGATTAAAGCAAAAGATCGGACTCAAGATGTTATTGATGCGATTGATGGTGATGAGTTAATCGACTGGCTACGTAAACAGCCATTATGTCTATTGCCAAACGAGCATACGATCCTTACTCATGCTGGTATACCTTGTATTTGGGATGCACAAAAAGCTGTAACGTTAGCAAAAGAGGTTGAGGCTGTACTTGCAAACGAAGATTTATCTGTATTAGATGCTTTTTTGGCAGACATGTATGGTTCAAAACCAGATTTGTGGGAAGATCACCTAACGGGTTCGGCACGTTTACGTTGTATTACTAATTATTTGACTCGCATGCGTTTAACCAATGCAGAAGGGGCTTTAGAGTTTAGTTTTAAAGATTCTTTGGATGCGCCAATGCCGGAAGGTTATTTCCCTTGGTTTGAATTCCCGAGCAAAGCCGCACAAACTCATCAAATTATTTTTGGTCATTGGGCTGCGCTCGAGGGCAAAACTGTTAATGAGCAAATCCAGAATATCGATGGTGGCTGTGTTTGGGGTAGAAAATTAATAGCTTATCGACTTGAAGACAAAGAAATTTTTTCTGTTGAAAATCCTGTGCAAATATAA